In Saprospiraceae bacterium, a genomic segment contains:
- the rplP gene encoding 50S ribosomal protein L16, with amino-acid sequence MLQPKRLKYRRQQKGRIKGVAHRGTTIAFGTFGLKALESSRITNRQIEAARIAMTRHMKREGNVWIRIFPDKPITAKPAEVRMGKGKGALDHYVAVVKAGTIMFEMDGVPFEIAAQAFLLAAQKLPIKTKVIVRREFQNLATA; translated from the coding sequence ATGTTACAGCCAAAACGCCTTAAATACAGAAGGCAACAGAAAGGAAGGATTAAGGGAGTAGCTCACAGAGGTACTACGATTGCCTTTGGCACCTTTGGTTTGAAAGCGCTGGAAAGCAGCCGGATCACCAACCGCCAAATCGAAGCGGCACGTATTGCCATGACCCGCCATATGAAAAGAGAAGGAAATGTTTGGATCCGCATATTTCCGGACAAACCTATTACAGCTAAACCTGCTGAGGTAAGGATGGGAAAGGGAAAAGGAGCTTTAGATCATTATGTAGCCGTCGTGAAAGCAGGGACCATAATGTTTGAAATGGATGGAGTGCCTTTCGAAATTGCTGCACAGGCATTTTTATTGGCTGCCCAAAAGTTGCCAATAAAAACAAAGGTGATCGTTCGCAGAGAATTCCAAAATTTAGCAACCGCATAA
- the rplW gene encoding 50S ribosomal protein L23: MNKQIIIRPVVTEKSETLSTKKNQYTFLVARDSNKIVISKAIEKMYSVSVESVNTALYPGKLKTRNTRNGVLKGKKASYKKAFVSLKAGDEINIFGDEK; this comes from the coding sequence ATGAACAAGCAAATAATTATTAGACCGGTGGTTACTGAAAAATCTGAGACGCTTTCCACAAAAAAGAATCAGTACACTTTTTTAGTTGCAAGAGATAGCAACAAAATAGTGATTTCTAAAGCCATCGAAAAAATGTACAGCGTTTCTGTAGAATCTGTAAACACAGCGCTCTATCCCGGCAAACTCAAAACGAGGAATACCAGGAATGGCGTTTTAAAAGGTAAAAAAGCCTCCTACAAAAAAGCATTTGTGAGCTTGAAAGCGGGAGATGAAATTAACATTTTTGGTGACGAGAAATAA
- a CDS encoding LTA synthase family protein — protein sequence MLDRLIRFIGNTYFSYFLGAIIMTAILRIAETLHLLMRFNPPQLYSSELLGWLIDIFQAGLVLCLVFPLHQILIKRFPGFGIKYGWYLIGFFVFMHITISEYFFYQQRPLDVFVFKHKAEEMVFSVSTADSHILLPAMIKYSVVMLIYFIMAIWLYKCTLPAKLNKVLLLLFIAISLTIMPVFHSLKLPVAGNLVVNKSTFLYVNSLKELYLMLTDSGLKKYAKRFQTEFPGPNYTDPKFPFLHLITGEDRLSKQLDKFESPPHIVLIIVEGLADDFIHPMKGGLLMPFMDSLSRKSLYWDRCLSNSERSFGATPSLNGSLPFGNNGFALMDKYPYHFSLVNVLKENHYRSRFFYGQGAWFHGKEPFYQFNNIDEIIDKEDFSSKFTKVFVGKEKFFWGYNDFDLFNQYFLSTPEPSNNSRYDVFFTGTSHAPFAVNDENHYRKKYRQITSKISDPQTKQHYQQYSKYYTSLLNVDDALKHLFDNYSKREDYCNTLFIVTGDHPITEIPVNNPLKKYHVPLIIYSPLLKETERFHEVCSHLDLYQTLMPYLRSEYDLRVPVFSTALGEGLKFEKTFNQAKVIPLMTDNRRIEDFFYHGLFISESNRMFKVDENFELHEYYNNKSFQNIYHKLKCYQAASVVATEDEYLLPVKIYDDFFQYKEIALFQRNEQMSLSEDGIVIFNNIPCEEHLYYLDVTVSSWNFFNFAPNCILNLKDKSTGKILQTFEVHKSGSTTVQFHVPIKIPEALLSKVVLEVKITDKEGGLTLLSSLKARLYYKQSGEPFKNLSELNY from the coding sequence ATGCTAGATCGGCTGATACGATTTATTGGGAATACCTATTTCAGCTACTTTTTAGGCGCCATCATAATGACTGCCATATTGCGCATTGCCGAAACCTTACATTTATTGATGAGATTTAATCCGCCCCAACTTTATAGTTCCGAATTATTGGGTTGGCTCATCGACATTTTTCAGGCAGGGCTCGTGCTTTGTCTCGTCTTTCCACTCCACCAAATACTCATTAAACGATTTCCAGGATTTGGAATTAAATATGGCTGGTATCTGATTGGCTTTTTTGTTTTCATGCATATCACGATCTCCGAATACTTTTTCTATCAACAGCGGCCACTAGATGTTTTTGTCTTTAAGCACAAAGCTGAAGAAATGGTCTTTTCAGTAAGCACCGCAGATTCACATATCTTGTTACCGGCCATGATCAAATACAGCGTTGTCATGTTAATTTATTTTATAATGGCCATATGGCTTTATAAATGCACACTTCCGGCAAAACTGAATAAGGTACTCTTACTACTATTTATAGCGATCTCATTGACCATAATGCCTGTCTTCCATAGTTTAAAACTACCCGTTGCAGGTAATCTGGTAGTCAATAAATCGACGTTTTTATATGTAAATTCCCTCAAGGAACTGTACCTCATGCTCACCGACAGCGGATTAAAAAAATATGCCAAACGCTTTCAAACAGAATTTCCAGGCCCCAATTATACAGACCCCAAATTTCCCTTTCTCCATTTGATTACCGGCGAAGATCGACTATCGAAACAACTGGATAAATTCGAATCCCCACCCCATATTGTCCTCATCATCGTTGAAGGCCTTGCAGACGATTTTATTCATCCCATGAAGGGAGGACTGCTCATGCCATTTATGGATAGTTTATCGCGGAAAAGTCTTTATTGGGACCGCTGTCTGAGCAATTCAGAACGTTCGTTTGGTGCTACACCTTCGCTGAATGGCTCTCTGCCTTTTGGCAACAACGGCTTTGCTTTAATGGATAAATATCCTTATCATTTTTCATTGGTCAACGTATTAAAAGAAAACCATTACCGCAGTCGTTTTTTTTACGGACAGGGGGCATGGTTTCACGGAAAAGAGCCCTTTTATCAATTTAATAATATTGATGAGATTATCGACAAGGAAGATTTCTCCTCCAAATTTACCAAAGTCTTCGTGGGGAAAGAAAAATTTTTTTGGGGTTATAATGATTTTGATTTGTTCAATCAATATTTTTTAAGCACTCCGGAACCGTCCAATAATTCCCGATATGATGTGTTTTTTACAGGAACTTCACACGCACCTTTTGCAGTGAACGACGAAAACCATTACCGAAAAAAATACCGACAGATCACTTCTAAAATCAGCGATCCACAAACGAAACAACATTACCAGCAGTATTCCAAGTATTACACTTCATTGCTCAACGTAGATGATGCTTTGAAACATTTGTTCGATAACTATTCAAAGCGAGAAGATTATTGCAATACCTTGTTTATAGTCACAGGAGATCATCCTATAACCGAAATTCCGGTAAACAATCCTTTAAAGAAGTACCATGTACCGCTGATCATATATTCTCCGCTATTAAAAGAAACTGAAAGGTTCCACGAAGTATGCAGTCATCTGGACTTATACCAAACCCTAATGCCTTATTTAAGATCTGAATATGATTTGCGAGTGCCTGTATTCAGCACAGCACTTGGTGAAGGATTGAAATTTGAAAAAACATTTAACCAAGCGAAAGTAATCCCGCTGATGACAGATAACCGGCGAATAGAAGATTTTTTCTACCATGGATTATTTATCTCCGAAAGCAACCGCATGTTTAAGGTTGATGAAAATTTTGAATTACACGAATATTACAACAACAAAAGTTTCCAAAACATTTATCATAAACTCAAATGTTATCAGGCGGCCAGCGTTGTTGCCACCGAAGATGAATATTTATTGCCGGTAAAGATCTACGACGATTTTTTTCAATACAAAGAAATAGCCCTTTTCCAAAGAAACGAACAGATGAGTTTATCGGAAGATGGAATCGTAATTTTTAATAATATCCCTTGTGAAGAGCATTTATATTATTTGGATGTAACAGTAAGTAGCTGGAATTTTTTCAATTTTGCACCCAATTGTATTTTGAATCTCAAAGACAAATCTACCGGAAAAATATTACAAACTTTTGAAGTACATAAATCCGGATCCACTACAGTACAATTTCATGTGCCGATTAAAATCCCGGAAGCCCTGCTTTCGAAAGTTGTATTGGAAGTAAAGATTACGGACAAGGAAGGCGGATTGACTTTGTTGTCTTCGTTGAAGGCGAGGTTGTATTATAAACAATCGGGGGAACCCTTTAAAAATTTAAGCGAATTGAATTATTGA
- a CDS encoding 30S ribosomal protein S12, producing the protein MPTINQLIRKGREKVEYKSKSRALQSNPQKRGVCTRVYTTTPKKPNSALRKVAKVRLTNGIEVICYIPGEGHNLQEHSIVLVRGGRVKDLPGVRYTIVRGALDTAGVNNRKKSRSKYGSKRPKK; encoded by the coding sequence ATGCCTACTATTAATCAGTTGATCCGAAAAGGCCGGGAAAAAGTGGAGTACAAGAGTAAATCCAGAGCTCTCCAGTCAAATCCTCAAAAACGAGGTGTTTGCACCAGAGTTTATACCACAACTCCCAAAAAACCGAATTCGGCTTTGCGTAAAGTAGCTAAAGTAAGGTTGACAAATGGTATAGAGGTCATCTGTTATATCCCGGGTGAAGGCCACAACCTTCAAGAACACTCTATCGTCCTCGTACGTGGAGGTAGGGTAAAAGATCTTCCCGGTGTGCGTTATACTATTGTAAGAGGTGCTTTGGATACAGCTGGTGTGAATAACCGCAAAAAGAGTCGATCTAAGTACGGAAGTAAAAGACCAAAGAAATAA
- the rplC gene encoding 50S ribosomal protein L3 — MNGLIGTKVGMTSIYDKDGKFIACTVVEISPNVVTQVKTEESDGYSALQFSHGEAKAKNANRAITGHFNNAKTTPKRNSVEFRDCSLEKQLGDEVLVTEVFAEGDVIHASGVCKGKGFQGVIKRHGFGGVQNATHGQHNRLRAPGSIGASSYPSKVVKGLRMAGQNGNTNIKVRNLKVAKILPEKNLLLVRGAIPGHKGSIVIIEKK; from the coding sequence GTGAACGGATTAATTGGAACTAAAGTCGGCATGACGAGTATCTATGACAAGGACGGCAAATTCATTGCATGTACCGTTGTAGAGATTTCTCCGAATGTAGTTACACAAGTCAAAACTGAGGAATCGGATGGTTACTCTGCTTTGCAGTTTTCACACGGAGAGGCCAAAGCCAAAAATGCAAACCGTGCCATCACCGGACATTTTAATAATGCCAAGACCACTCCTAAAAGAAACTCAGTGGAATTTAGAGATTGCAGCCTGGAAAAACAATTGGGTGATGAAGTGCTGGTGACAGAAGTTTTTGCAGAAGGCGATGTAATCCATGCAAGTGGAGTTTGTAAAGGAAAGGGATTCCAGGGAGTTATTAAACGTCACGGTTTTGGTGGCGTACAAAATGCAACCCACGGTCAACATAACAGGCTGCGTGCACCGGGTTCAATTGGTGCATCTTCATATCCTTCAAAAGTCGTGAAGGGTTTAAGAATGGCCGGCCAGAATGGAAATACTAATATTAAGGTCAGGAATTTGAAAGTTGCAAAAATCCTACCAGAGAAAAATTTGCTTTTGGTAAGGGGAGCGATTCCCGGTCACAAAGGTTCCATTGTAATCATAGAAAAAAAATAA
- the rpsC gene encoding 30S ribosomal protein S3 codes for MGQKANPIGNRLGIIRGWDSNWFGGKAFAQKVVEDEKIRNYLNARIEKGGLARIIIERTLKRITVSIQTSRPGIIIGKGGTEVDSIREELKKLTNQDIQINILEIRKPELDAAIVGESIAKQIESRINYRRAIKMSIQSTIRAGAEGIKVRISGRLNGAEMARSEEYKEGRIPLHTFRADIDYSIKEAQTVYGKIGIKTWICKGEVFAKRDLSPLVGLEKKETKGGMGQGPNRRGGGGDRENRDRRPDRGGKRR; via the coding sequence ATGGGTCAAAAAGCAAATCCGATAGGTAATCGCCTGGGAATCATCAGAGGATGGGACTCCAACTGGTTTGGGGGAAAGGCTTTCGCGCAAAAAGTAGTGGAAGATGAAAAAATCAGAAACTATCTCAATGCCCGTATTGAAAAAGGCGGACTGGCGCGCATTATCATCGAAAGAACGCTGAAACGCATCACGGTTTCAATACAAACATCAAGGCCTGGTATCATAATAGGTAAAGGAGGTACTGAAGTGGATAGCATTCGCGAAGAATTGAAAAAACTGACGAATCAGGACATCCAAATCAATATTCTTGAAATTCGCAAACCTGAATTGGATGCCGCTATTGTTGGGGAGTCTATCGCAAAACAGATTGAATCGAGAATTAACTATAGACGTGCCATTAAAATGTCCATTCAATCAACGATTCGTGCAGGTGCAGAAGGGATAAAAGTGCGCATTTCCGGACGATTGAACGGAGCAGAAATGGCCCGTTCTGAAGAATACAAAGAAGGCCGTATTCCGCTTCACACTTTCAGGGCTGATATAGATTATTCGATCAAGGAAGCTCAAACGGTGTATGGTAAAATCGGTATCAAAACCTGGATCTGTAAGGGTGAGGTGTTTGCGAAAAGAGATCTTTCACCGCTGGTAGGATTAGAGAAAAAGGAAACGAAAGGCGGCATGGGACAGGGACCAAACAGAAGAGGCGGCGGCGGAGATCGCGAAAACAGAGATAGAAGACCGGACCGCGGAGGAAAAAGGAGATAA
- the rpsS gene encoding 30S ribosomal protein S19, producing MTRSIKKGPFVHHKLMEKVHKSKEGGKKTVIKTWSRASVIIPDMVGETIAVHNGKTFIPVYITENMVGHKLGEFSPTRTFRTHSGNR from the coding sequence ATGACTAGATCTATAAAAAAAGGCCCTTTTGTACACCATAAGCTTATGGAAAAAGTACATAAATCCAAAGAAGGAGGAAAGAAGACTGTTATCAAAACATGGAGCAGAGCTTCGGTAATTATTCCGGATATGGTTGGGGAGACAATTGCTGTTCACAACGGAAAAACATTCATACCTGTGTACATCACGGAAAACATGGTAGGCCATAAATTGGGAGAATTTTCACCTACAAGGACATTTAGAACACATTCAGGAAACAGATAA
- the rplD gene encoding 50S ribosomal protein L4, with product MKLDVLNTQGQSTGRSIDLPDNIFGIAPNEHVLYLAVKAYMANQRQGTHDSKERNEVNRSTRKIKKQKGTGGARAGSMKNITFKGGGRAFGPHPRDYTQKLNKKVNQLARRSALSQKAAGEGIVVVEDFQMSAIKTSEFAGIMKNLQVDKIKTVVVTPEYNEAIYLSSRNIPCADLKIAKDLNTYDILNCKKLVLTESSIGKISETLA from the coding sequence ATGAAATTGGATGTACTGAATACACAGGGTCAAAGCACGGGCAGAAGTATAGATTTGCCTGACAATATATTTGGAATTGCACCAAACGAACATGTTCTTTATCTCGCGGTTAAAGCTTATATGGCAAATCAAAGACAAGGAACACATGATTCTAAAGAACGCAATGAAGTCAACCGTTCAACCCGTAAAATCAAAAAGCAAAAGGGAACAGGTGGTGCTAGAGCAGGTTCTATGAAAAATATAACCTTTAAAGGAGGTGGACGCGCATTCGGACCACATCCAAGGGATTACACGCAGAAATTAAATAAAAAAGTGAACCAATTGGCCAGAAGGTCTGCTCTTTCTCAAAAAGCAGCTGGCGAAGGAATTGTAGTCGTTGAAGATTTTCAAATGAGCGCTATTAAAACCAGCGAGTTTGCTGGGATTATGAAAAATCTGCAGGTTGATAAAATCAAAACTGTAGTCGTTACTCCTGAATATAACGAGGCAATTTATTTGTCAAGCCGCAATATTCCATGTGCTGATTTGAAAATTGCAAAAGACTTAAATACTTACGATATCCTTAATTGTAAAAAACTGGTTTTAACAGAATCCAGTATTGGTAAAATAAGTGAAACATTAGCTTAA
- the fusA gene encoding elongation factor G, with amino-acid sequence MSKDLSYLRNIGIAAHIDAGKTTTTERILYYTGMTHKIGEVHDGAATMDWMAQEQERGITITSAATQTNWNWKGQSYIVNIIDTPGHVDFTVEVNRSLRVLDGLVFLFSAVDGVEPQSETNWRLADNYKVPRLGFVNKMDRQGADFFNVVSQVRSMLGSKAIPLQVPIGAEEHFTGVVDLITNKAMIWDDASKGMSYNEIPIPADIADQVHECRQELIEAIAEYDDDLMVKFFDAPETITEQEMIAAIRSAVCDMKFVPMLCGSAFKNKGVQAVLDAVCAFLPSPMDIEDVKGTHPKTDAELFRKPSATEPFAALAFKVATDPFVGRLVFMRVYSGRLDAGSYVMKVRTDKDRVIMEKERISRLFLMHANDRKSIDFVEAGDIVAAVGFKDIKTGDTLCDENNPIILESMVFPEPVISIAIEPKTQKDQDKLGMSLAKLAEEDPTFRVFTDENTGQTIISGMGELHLEIIVDRLKREFGVECNQGAPQVNYKESMTKTVGHRERLKKQTGGSGLFADMEFELGPADAAFMESDEFKSGKTRMQFIWDIFGGAIDKAYMQPIIKGFESMMNQGILAGYNLEHMKVRVFDGSMHSVDSKPQAFELCAKDGFREAAPKTGPQLMEPIMKLEVITPDEYVGPVIGDLNRRRGMPKGQEQRMGGAVAIQAEVPLSEMFGYVTQLRTITSGRASSTMEFSHYAPVPKQVAEEIIAKAKGTVKV; translated from the coding sequence ATGTCAAAGGATTTAAGTTACTTGAGGAATATTGGAATTGCAGCGCATATAGATGCAGGTAAAACTACAACTACCGAGCGCATCCTCTATTACACAGGAATGACACATAAAATCGGTGAAGTTCACGATGGTGCAGCAACTATGGACTGGATGGCTCAGGAACAGGAACGCGGTATTACCATTACTTCTGCTGCCACCCAGACAAATTGGAATTGGAAAGGTCAATCTTATATTGTAAATATTATCGATACACCCGGACACGTCGATTTTACCGTTGAAGTAAATCGATCGCTTCGCGTATTGGACGGTCTTGTTTTCTTATTCAGTGCTGTTGATGGCGTTGAACCACAAAGTGAAACAAACTGGAGGCTTGCAGATAATTATAAAGTTCCGAGACTTGGATTCGTAAATAAAATGGATCGCCAGGGTGCTGATTTTTTCAATGTAGTTAGCCAGGTACGTTCGATGTTGGGTTCTAAAGCTATTCCGCTTCAGGTTCCCATTGGTGCAGAAGAACACTTTACCGGAGTAGTAGATCTCATCACCAATAAAGCCATGATCTGGGATGATGCCTCAAAAGGCATGTCCTATAATGAAATTCCAATTCCCGCAGACATTGCAGACCAAGTGCACGAATGCCGCCAGGAACTGATCGAAGCTATTGCAGAATACGATGACGATCTGATGGTTAAATTTTTTGATGCCCCAGAAACTATCACTGAGCAAGAAATGATTGCAGCAATTCGCTCTGCTGTTTGTGATATGAAATTTGTGCCGATGCTTTGCGGTTCGGCCTTTAAAAATAAAGGGGTGCAGGCAGTTTTAGATGCAGTTTGCGCTTTCCTTCCATCTCCAATGGATATTGAGGATGTGAAAGGAACACATCCAAAAACTGATGCTGAATTATTTAGAAAACCTTCTGCTACTGAGCCATTTGCTGCTTTGGCTTTTAAAGTTGCTACCGACCCTTTCGTTGGACGATTGGTTTTCATGCGCGTATACTCAGGTCGCCTGGATGCAGGATCTTATGTGATGAAAGTGCGTACCGACAAGGACCGCGTTATCATGGAAAAAGAACGCATTTCCAGACTATTCCTTATGCATGCTAACGATCGTAAGTCTATTGATTTTGTGGAGGCCGGAGATATCGTTGCAGCTGTTGGATTTAAAGATATTAAAACGGGCGATACTTTATGTGATGAGAACAATCCGATCATTCTGGAATCTATGGTATTCCCTGAACCGGTAATCTCCATTGCAATTGAACCGAAAACACAAAAAGATCAGGATAAATTAGGTATGTCTTTGGCTAAATTAGCTGAAGAGGATCCTACCTTCCGCGTGTTTACTGATGAAAATACAGGGCAGACCATCATCAGTGGAATGGGAGAATTACACCTTGAAATCATTGTCGATCGCTTGAAACGCGAATTTGGCGTTGAATGCAATCAGGGTGCCCCTCAGGTTAATTATAAAGAGTCCATGACCAAAACTGTAGGTCATCGCGAACGCCTCAAAAAACAAACGGGTGGTTCGGGATTGTTTGCAGATATGGAATTTGAATTGGGTCCGGCTGATGCTGCATTTATGGAGAGTGATGAGTTTAAGAGTGGTAAGACCAGAATGCAATTCATTTGGGATATTTTTGGAGGCGCTATCGATAAAGCATATATGCAGCCTATCATCAAAGGTTTTGAATCTATGATGAATCAAGGCATATTGGCAGGATATAACCTCGAACACATGAAAGTTCGCGTGTTTGATGGTTCTATGCACTCTGTTGACTCTAAACCACAAGCTTTTGAACTTTGTGCAAAAGACGGTTTCCGGGAAGCTGCTCCTAAAACAGGTCCTCAACTGATGGAACCTATTATGAAATTGGAAGTCATCACACCCGACGAATATGTGGGTCCGGTTATTGGTGACCTCAACAGAAGAAGGGGAATGCCAAAAGGACAAGAGCAAAGAATGGGCGGTGCAGTGGCGATACAAGCAGAAGTTCCGCTTTCTGAAATGTTTGGTTATGTTACGCAATTGCGCACCATCACTTCAGGAAGAGCAAGTTCTACGATGGAGTTCTCTCATTATGCTCCGGTTCCTAAACAGGTCGCTGAAGAAATTATTGCAAAAGCAAAAGGTACCGTGAAAGTATAG
- the rpsG gene encoding 30S ribosomal protein S7, which yields MRKHKPKKRIMEPDPRFGDTLVTQFVNNMIWEGKKSTAYSIFYQAMDQVETKLSENPHEVWQRALTNVMPHIEVKPKRIGGATFQIPQEMRPARKTATAIKWLIKYSRLRAGKGMADKLANEIISASKNEGAAVKKREDTHKMAEANRAFAHFKS from the coding sequence ATGAGAAAACATAAACCAAAGAAGCGAATAATGGAACCAGACCCCAGGTTTGGTGATACACTGGTTACTCAGTTTGTGAATAATATGATATGGGAAGGCAAGAAAAGTACGGCCTATAGCATCTTTTACCAGGCAATGGATCAGGTTGAAACAAAGCTGAGCGAAAATCCACATGAAGTTTGGCAGCGCGCTTTAACGAATGTGATGCCACATATCGAGGTTAAACCGAAGCGAATCGGAGGTGCTACTTTCCAAATTCCACAGGAAATGAGGCCAGCTCGTAAAACAGCAACAGCTATTAAATGGCTAATCAAATATTCAAGATTGCGCGCAGGAAAGGGGATGGCTGATAAATTAGCGAATGAAATAATTTCTGCCAGCAAAAATGAAGGTGCTGCAGTTAAAAAGAGAGAAGATACACATAAAATGGCAGAAGCCAACAGAGCTTTCGCACATTTCAAATCTTAA
- a CDS encoding GNAT family N-acetyltransferase, which yields MEVNNAVLRLAVPEDAPKLLELVMELAVYEKAPEEVRTGPEEYRNGLQSGLFQAIVVELPNTGIVGMALFFPYFSTWGGKTLYLEDFIVREPFRRFGFGKLLFDAFLETAIAQSARKVKWQVLDWNEPAKSFYKKYGAKMIAGWENGVIQLDDQC from the coding sequence ATGGAAGTTAATAATGCAGTATTAAGGCTTGCAGTGCCGGAAGATGCCCCTAAGTTATTAGAACTGGTCATGGAATTGGCAGTCTATGAAAAAGCCCCGGAGGAGGTACGTACCGGACCAGAAGAATACAGAAACGGTCTTCAATCCGGTCTGTTTCAGGCAATCGTCGTCGAATTGCCCAATACCGGAATCGTGGGTATGGCCTTGTTCTTTCCTTATTTTTCAACCTGGGGTGGAAAAACTTTGTATTTGGAGGATTTTATCGTTCGGGAGCCTTTTCGCAGGTTTGGATTCGGAAAGCTCTTATTTGATGCTTTTCTGGAAACCGCCATTGCGCAATCTGCACGCAAAGTCAAATGGCAGGTATTGGACTGGAATGAACCTGCCAAGTCATTTTATAAAAAATACGGGGCCAAAATGATAGCTGGTTGGGAAAACGGGGTTATTCAATTAGATGATCAATGCTAG
- the rplV gene encoding 50S ribosomal protein L22, translated as MEAVAKLRNCPMSARKMRLVVDLIRGKKVGEALSILKFTKKEASIWLEKLLLSAINNYEQKHGEGSAEGADLIVKTAFVDGGMMLKRFQPAPHGRAHRIRKRRNHVTLVVGNKNGTIIQKED; from the coding sequence ATGGAAGCTGTAGCCAAATTGCGGAATTGCCCGATGTCAGCCAGGAAAATGAGGTTGGTTGTGGATTTGATAAGAGGGAAAAAAGTGGGTGAAGCACTCAGTATTTTGAAATTTACCAAAAAAGAAGCATCTATTTGGTTGGAGAAACTATTGTTATCTGCTATCAATAATTATGAGCAAAAGCACGGCGAAGGCTCTGCAGAAGGAGCAGATCTAATTGTTAAAACAGCATTTGTTGATGGTGGTATGATGCTAAAGCGTTTTCAACCTGCGCCTCATGGACGAGCACACAGAATTCGCAAGCGCAGAAATCACGTAACATTAGTGGTAGGTAATAAAAATGGAACAATCATTCAAAAAGAAGATTAA
- the rpsJ gene encoding 30S ribosomal protein S10, whose protein sequence is MNQKIRIKLRSYDHNLVDKSTEKIVKTVRSSGAVVAGPIPLPTEKEIFTVLRSPHVNKKAREQFQLRTHKRLIEIYTPTNKTVDALSKLELPSGVDIQVKLS, encoded by the coding sequence ATGAATCAAAAAATTCGGATAAAACTTCGCTCTTATGACCACAATTTGGTCGATAAGAGTACGGAGAAGATTGTGAAGACAGTGCGCAGTAGTGGCGCAGTAGTTGCTGGTCCGATTCCGCTGCCCACCGAGAAGGAAATATTTACAGTGCTGAGATCACCGCACGTAAATAAGAAAGCTCGAGAGCAGTTTCAACTTCGGACGCACAAAAGGCTCATCGAGATTTATACACCTACCAATAAAACGGTAGATGCGTTGTCTAAGCTCGAACTGCCCAGTGGAGTAGACATACAGGTAAAGTTGTCTTAA
- the rplB gene encoding 50S ribosomal protein L2 — protein MPVKKLNPITPGMRFRVQLTHEEITTSKPEKSLLESISSHGGRNNQGRQTMRHRGGGHKRQYRKIDFFRDKDGIPGKVKSIEYDPNRSSHIALLNYADGEKRYIIAPHGLKVGDSVMSGKKATPDVGNTLFLEDVPLGSSIHAIELHPGQGACLVRSAGTAATMMGKEDRYASIKMPSGEIRRILATCRATMGSTSNPDHSLERMGKAGRFRWLGWRPRVRGVAMNPVDHPMGGGEGRASGGHPRSRKGLIAKGAKTRSRKKHSSKLIISRRKTTN, from the coding sequence ATGCCAGTTAAAAAATTAAATCCGATTACCCCGGGAATGCGATTCCGCGTTCAGCTGACGCATGAAGAAATTACGACTTCAAAACCTGAGAAATCGCTGCTCGAAAGCATCAGTTCTCATGGCGGGCGCAATAACCAGGGAAGACAAACAATGCGTCACCGCGGTGGTGGACATAAAAGGCAATACAGAAAAATTGATTTCTTTCGCGACAAAGATGGAATTCCTGGAAAAGTAAAATCCATTGAATACGATCCAAATCGCTCATCGCATATTGCTTTACTCAATTACGCAGATGGTGAAAAGAGATATATTATCGCTCCACACGGCCTCAAAGTAGGAGATAGCGTGATGAGTGGTAAAAAAGCAACGCCCGATGTTGGAAATACCTTGTTTTTAGAGGATGTTCCCTTAGGTTCTTCAATCCATGCTATTGAATTACATCCCGGACAGGGAGCTTGTCTGGTGAGAAGCGCAGGAACAGCTGCAACTATGATGGGTAAAGAAGATAGGTATGCTTCTATCAAAATGCCTTCAGGTGAAATTCGCCGTATTTTGGCGACCTGTAGAGCTACCATGGGTTCAACTTCTAATCCGGACCATAGCCTTGAGCGTATGGGTAAAGCTGGAAGATTCAGATGGTTGGGCTGGAGGCCAAGAGTTCGAGGGGTAGCCATGAACCCGGTTGATCACCCAATGGGTGGTGGTGAAGGTCGTGCATCCGGAGGACATCCAAGATCAAGAAAAGGACTTATCGCAAAAGGTGCCAAAACGCGTTCACGCAAAAAGCATTCATCTAAACTCATTATTTCCAGAAGAAAAACAACCAATTAA